A single region of the bacterium genome encodes:
- a CDS encoding GntR family transcriptional regulator, with amino-acid sequence MPDRAPDFVYVSYIAAPIDKVWNGLIDRELTPLYWKHTNESDWTVGSPWQHVSSDGSGRVDIVGKVLKVEAPRRLVISWSRPNEAEDETKVSTVTFELTPLGPDTKIKVIHSGLEPESDMQTGIEEGWPAVFCNLKTLLETGKTLSDEQWKSVEEQATRG; translated from the coding sequence ATGCCTGACCGAGCTCCCGATTTCGTGTATGTGTCCTACATCGCCGCCCCTATCGACAAGGTCTGGAACGGCCTGATCGACCGGGAGCTGACCCCGCTCTACTGGAAACACACCAACGAGTCGGACTGGACCGTCGGCTCGCCCTGGCAGCACGTCAGCTCGGACGGAAGCGGCCGGGTCGACATCGTCGGCAAGGTGCTCAAGGTCGAAGCGCCGCGACGCCTTGTGATCAGTTGGTCCCGCCCCAACGAGGCGGAAGACGAGACCAAGGTCTCGACCGTGACCTTCGAGCTCACACCCCTCGGCCCCGACACGAAGATCAAAGTCATCCACAGCGGCCTGGAGCCCGAGTCCGACATGCAGACCGGCATTGAAGAAGGGTGGCCCGCGGTGTTCTGCAACCTGAAGACGCTGCTCGAGACCGGCAAGACCCTCTCGGACGAGCAGTGGAAGTCCGTGGAGGAGCAGGCCACGCGCGGGTGA
- a CDS encoding helix-turn-helix transcriptional regulator produces the protein MDDVFRALSHPSRRLLLDRLFAERGLTLTALAGGLPMSRQAVAKHLGLLESANLVVTHRHGREKLHYLNPVPLGDIVRRWVGKFEDARLEALADFKEHLESA, from the coding sequence GTGGACGACGTCTTCCGAGCTCTAAGCCATCCGAGCCGCCGCTTACTGCTCGATCGCCTGTTCGCCGAGCGCGGGCTGACCCTCACGGCGCTGGCCGGCGGTCTGCCGATGTCGCGGCAGGCCGTCGCCAAGCACCTGGGGCTGCTCGAGTCGGCGAACCTCGTCGTCACGCACCGGCACGGGCGGGAGAAGCTCCACTACCTGAACCCGGTCCCCCTCGGGGACATCGTCCGCCGCTGGGTTGGCAAGTTCGAGGACGCGCGCCTCGAAGCCCTTGCCGACTTCAAAGAACACCTGGAGAGCGCATAG
- a CDS encoding GNAT family N-acetyltransferase, with protein MRQHSTTLRAANPTLDEGREFARYLDQAAEGFFRFMLGRRAVDVIATAFTRPDHDLSYQNVTFAERDEITVGMVSGYTAEQHHRSSDGPLKRAAGRFPLRMTVVSIVFAPLLRIIDTVGDGDFYLQAIAVDQDLRGEGVGSTLMDSIEDRAAASGSTRLALDVSAANEGARKLYERRGMAVESQWPKRVAIPGLRFLRMTKAL; from the coding sequence ATGCGCCAGCACTCGACAACGCTCCGAGCCGCCAACCCCACGCTCGACGAGGGCCGGGAGTTTGCTCGCTACCTCGACCAGGCAGCCGAGGGCTTCTTCCGCTTCATGCTCGGTCGGCGCGCCGTGGACGTTATCGCGACGGCGTTCACGCGGCCCGACCACGACCTCTCCTACCAGAACGTGACCTTCGCTGAACGTGACGAAATCACCGTGGGAATGGTCTCGGGCTACACCGCCGAGCAGCATCACCGTTCCTCGGACGGGCCCCTGAAGCGGGCTGCGGGCAGGTTTCCTCTGCGGATGACGGTCGTATCCATAGTGTTCGCACCGCTCCTGCGAATCATCGACACCGTCGGCGATGGCGATTTCTACCTCCAGGCCATCGCCGTCGACCAGGACCTTCGTGGCGAAGGCGTCGGTTCGACCTTGATGGACTCGATCGAGGACCGGGCGGCCGCCAGCGGATCAACCCGACTCGCCCTCGACGTCTCAGCAGCTAATGAGGGCGCGCGCAAACTCTACGAGCGCCGCGGGATGGCCGTCGAGTCGCAGTGGCCCAAGCGCGTGGCCATACCGGGCCTGAGGTTCCTTCGAATGACGAAAGCTCTCTGA